In one Erinaceus europaeus chromosome 3, mEriEur2.1, whole genome shotgun sequence genomic region, the following are encoded:
- the LOC103109815 gene encoding smad nuclear-interacting protein 1-like — translation MKEVKSERGREWGSWRRHQDGDLAASAEATVVVKQERLSPETAPPLQRWPDSSGGSLSPPGPRGSQAQGGSRSPTKKKNKSSGRRSKSPRNKRSRSPHYSTIKVKQEREDHPRRGREDRQHREPSAQEHRRTRTSDRDRHRGHSHQRRPSNERPGSGQTQGRERDSQNLQAQEAERELYNARRREHRQKNDVGAGGHELAPRPAGNSKDKEMPVKEKPSFELSGALLEDTNTFQGVVIKYSEPPEARIPKKWWRLYPFKNDEVLPVMYIHRQSAYLLDRHRHIADIPIDNPSCSKQHAVFQYRLVEYTRADGTVGRRVRPYIIDLGSGNGTFLNNKRIEPQRYYELKEKDVLKFGFSSREYVLLHESSDTSEVDRKDDEEEEEEEVSDS, via the coding sequence ATGAAGGAGGTCAAAAGCGAGCGGGGACGGGAATGGGGGAGTTGGCGAAGGCACCAGGACGGGGACTTGGCGGCCTCAGCAGAGGCCACAGTGGTGGTGAAGCAAGAGCGCCTCAGCCCGGAAACCGCGCCTCCGCTCCAGCGCTGGCCTGACTCCTCCGGGGGCAGCCTGTCCCCGCCGGGCCCCCGCGGTAGCCAAGCCCAAGGAGGGAGCCGgtccccaaccaaaaagaaaaacaagtcatCAGGGAGAAGAAGCAAGTCTCCTCGAAATAAGAGAAGCCGGAGTCCTCACTACTCAACCATCAAAGTGAAGCAAGAACGTGAGGATCATCCccggagaggaagggaagacaggcagCACCGGGAACCATCAGCACAGGAACATAGGCGAACCAGAACCAGTGACCGAGATAGGCACCGAGGCCATTCTCACCAGAGGAGACCCTCCAATGAGAGGCCTGGAAGCGGGCAGACTCAGGGACGagaaagagacagtcagaaccTGCAAGCTCAGGAAGCTGAGCGGGAACTCTATAATGCCAGGCGAAGGGAGCATCGCCAAAAAAATGACGTTGGTGCTGGGGGTCACGAGTTGGCTCCTAGGCCTGCGGGCAACAGTAAAGACAAAGAAATGCCTGTTAAAGAAAAGCCAAGCTTTGAACTTTCTGGAGCACTTCTGGAGGACACCAACACCTTCCAGGGCGTAGTCATTAAATACAGCGAGCCTCCAGAAGCACGGATCCCCAAAAAATGGTGGCGTCTTTACCCTTTTAAAAACGATGAGGTGCTTCCAGTCATGTACATCCATCGACAAAGTGCTTACCTCCTGGATCGACACCGCCACATCGCAGACATTCCAATTGATAATCCTTCTTGTTCAAAGCAGCATGCAGTGTTTCAGTATCGGCTTGTGGAATATACTCGTGCTGATGGAACAGTTGGCCGCAGGGTGAGGCCGTACATCATTGACCTTGGCTCAGGCAATGGCACATTTTTGAACAACAAACGCATTGAACCACAGAGATACTATGAACTGAAGGAAAAGGATGTCCTTAAATTTGGGTTCAGCAGCAGAGAATACGTTCTGCTTCACGAGTCCTCTGACACCTCTGAAGTAGACAGGAAAgatgatgaggaggaagaggaggaagaagtatCTGACAGCTAG